Proteins encoded within one genomic window of Amorphoplanes friuliensis DSM 7358:
- a CDS encoding alpha/beta fold hydrolase, translating into MTSRRTRNGSTPTVLLVHDAFSDTGVWAGTVRAGRGLRTEIVAVPNPLRGLASDAAYLASAVAEYDAPVLLVGHGYGGAVVSVAAVSAANVVGVVYLAAFLPDRTRAIVDILRDAAAHRFLAALRPYRSGSETELYLDRRDYPAVLAADLDPADAAVAAALQRPVRASAFEERPVEVASVPSWYLIASADRVLDVPTQRSLAAGSISTEVDASHSLPLSRPVAVAELLGTALSQGVR; encoded by the coding sequence GTGACCAGCAGACGTACCCGCAACGGCAGCACACCGACCGTGCTGCTGGTGCACGACGCGTTCAGCGACACCGGTGTCTGGGCCGGCACCGTCCGGGCCGGACGCGGGCTGCGCACCGAGATCGTCGCGGTGCCGAACCCGTTGCGGGGCCTCGCGTCCGACGCCGCCTATCTGGCGTCGGCAGTGGCCGAGTACGACGCTCCGGTGCTGCTGGTGGGGCACGGGTACGGGGGAGCGGTCGTCTCGGTCGCCGCCGTGTCAGCCGCCAACGTCGTCGGTGTCGTCTACCTGGCCGCGTTCCTGCCCGACCGCACCAGAGCCATCGTGGACATCCTGCGCGACGCCGCCGCTCATCGGTTCCTCGCGGCGCTGCGGCCGTACCGGAGCGGCTCGGAGACGGAGCTTTATCTCGACCGCCGTGACTATCCCGCGGTGCTCGCCGCCGATCTCGATCCTGCGGACGCGGCCGTGGCCGCGGCGTTGCAACGGCCTGTCCGCGCCTCCGCTTTCGAGGAACGGCCGGTGGAGGTCGCGTCGGTGCCGTCCTGGTACCTGATCGCCTCCGCCGACCGTGTCCTGGACGTGCCGACCCAGCGGTCGCTGGCGGCCGGGTCGATCAGCACCGAGGTCGACGCGTCCCATTCCCTCCCCCTGTCCCGCCCTGTCGCGGTTGCCGAGCTGCTCGGCACCGCACTGTCGCAAGGAGTCCGATGA
- a CDS encoding alpha/beta hydrolase, which produces MTDHLTASVDQQVAAANASGKRPVVFIHGLWLLPSSWDRWAAVFAEAGYAPVSPGWPDDPETVEEANAHPEVFAGKSVGDVADHYSEVISRLDRKPAVLGHSFGGLLTMIIAGRGQSAASVAIDSAPFRGVLPLPFSALKASSPVLGNPLNRHRAIPLTYDQFRFAFASAVTEDEAQQLYKEFAVPASGEPLFQAAAANLNPWTEAKADYRNPDRGPLLIIEGIGDNTSPPAINRAAYKLQSDNAGTTEIASLDNRGHSLTIDSGWREVCDTALSFIRRFA; this is translated from the coding sequence ATGACCGACCATCTCACCGCATCCGTCGATCAACAGGTGGCCGCGGCCAACGCGTCCGGGAAGCGGCCCGTCGTGTTCATCCACGGCCTGTGGCTGCTGCCGTCGAGCTGGGACCGGTGGGCCGCCGTGTTCGCCGAGGCCGGCTACGCCCCCGTCTCCCCCGGCTGGCCGGACGACCCGGAGACTGTCGAGGAAGCCAACGCCCACCCGGAGGTGTTCGCCGGCAAGAGCGTCGGCGACGTCGCCGACCACTACTCCGAGGTCATCTCCCGGCTGGACCGCAAGCCGGCCGTCCTCGGTCACTCGTTCGGCGGCCTGCTCACCATGATCATTGCTGGTCGCGGGCAGTCCGCCGCGTCGGTGGCGATCGACTCGGCGCCGTTCCGCGGTGTTCTCCCGCTGCCCTTCTCCGCCCTGAAGGCCTCGTCACCGGTTCTCGGCAACCCGCTGAACCGGCACCGGGCCATCCCGCTGACCTACGACCAGTTCCGGTTCGCGTTTGCCAGTGCGGTCACCGAGGACGAGGCGCAGCAGCTCTACAAGGAGTTCGCGGTGCCCGCGTCCGGCGAGCCGCTCTTCCAGGCGGCCGCGGCCAACCTCAACCCGTGGACCGAGGCCAAGGCCGACTACCGGAACCCGGACCGCGGGCCGCTGCTGATCATCGAGGGCATCGGGGACAACACGTCGCCGCCGGCGATCAACCGGGCTGCCTACAAGCTGCAGTCGGACAACGCCGGCACCACCGAGATCGCGTCGCTGGACAACCGTGGCCACTCCCTGACCATCGACAGCGGCTGGCGCGAGGTCTGCGACACCGCCCTTTCCTTCATCCGGAGGTTCGCGTGA
- a CDS encoding alpha/beta hydrolase — translation MRRKLFAGLAALTLAVGVSLTVATQAEAHRTKPTIVFVHGAFADASGFGASIKALQKLGYPVMAPANPLRGLAGDSAYVKSVISQIPGPIVLVGHSYGGAVITNAATGNPNVKSLVYIAAYALDEGEAVFQANSLGGGHSDLLENVEYRTFPGAGPLPPEAGGGVDADAYIKQSSFRQIFAADVPASEAALMAAAQRPAAVSSLLYPSGPPAWKSVPSWYLVAKDDKAIPPEAERFMARRAKAHTIEISSSHAAMVSNPKAVTGLVLAAAK, via the coding sequence GTGAGACGCAAACTGTTCGCCGGCCTGGCGGCCCTGACCCTCGCGGTGGGCGTCTCGCTCACCGTTGCCACCCAGGCCGAGGCCCATCGGACCAAGCCGACCATCGTGTTCGTCCACGGCGCGTTCGCGGACGCGTCCGGTTTCGGCGCCAGCATCAAGGCGCTGCAGAAGCTCGGCTACCCGGTGATGGCACCGGCCAACCCGCTGCGCGGTCTCGCCGGTGACTCCGCGTACGTAAAATCCGTGATCAGCCAGATCCCGGGTCCGATCGTCCTGGTCGGTCACTCGTACGGCGGCGCGGTCATCACCAACGCGGCCACGGGGAACCCCAATGTGAAGTCGCTGGTCTACATCGCCGCGTACGCGCTGGACGAGGGTGAGGCCGTGTTCCAGGCCAACAGCCTCGGCGGTGGCCACTCCGACCTGCTGGAGAACGTCGAGTACCGAACCTTCCCAGGGGCGGGACCGTTGCCTCCGGAGGCCGGTGGCGGTGTCGACGCGGATGCATACATCAAGCAGTCGTCGTTCCGCCAGATCTTCGCCGCGGACGTGCCCGCCTCGGAGGCGGCGCTGATGGCCGCTGCCCAGCGGCCGGCGGCGGTCAGCTCGCTGCTCTACCCGTCCGGGCCGCCGGCGTGGAAGTCCGTGCCCTCCTGGTACCTGGTGGCGAAGGACGACAAGGCGATTCCGCCGGAGGCCGAGCGGTTCATGGCCAGGCGCGCCAAGGCCCACACGATCGAGATCAGCAGCTCGCACGCCGCGATGGTGAGCAACCCGAAGGCCGTCACCGGCCTCGTTCTCGCCGCCGCGAAGTAA
- a CDS encoding FMN-dependent NADH-azoreductase has translation MSVLRIDASIQGDRSASSALADTAEAEWLAARPQATFVRRHLGAEPLPSDAWAQAAFGNFTPEDQRTESQREAIALARKLAGELRDSDGAILALPLYNWGVSQHVKIWIDLVMAGGVHSERLLDGKPTILVTSRGGGYGPGTPREGWDHNTGFLRHVIADVWGADLTVVEQELTLAAVTPAMAELLETAENLQRTAHEAAAQAGRKLAV, from the coding sequence ATGTCCGTCCTTCGAATCGACGCCAGCATCCAGGGAGACCGTTCCGCCAGCAGTGCGCTGGCCGACACCGCCGAGGCGGAATGGCTGGCGGCCCGCCCGCAGGCAACGTTCGTGCGCCGTCACCTCGGCGCCGAGCCGCTGCCCTCCGATGCCTGGGCCCAGGCGGCATTCGGCAATTTCACGCCGGAGGACCAGCGCACCGAGAGCCAGCGCGAGGCGATCGCGCTGGCTCGGAAGCTGGCTGGTGAGCTGCGGGATTCCGACGGAGCGATCCTCGCTCTGCCGCTGTACAACTGGGGTGTCTCGCAGCACGTCAAGATCTGGATCGACCTGGTCATGGCCGGTGGTGTGCACAGCGAGCGCCTGCTCGACGGCAAGCCGACCATCCTGGTCACCTCGCGCGGCGGCGGTTACGGCCCGGGCACCCCGCGGGAGGGCTGGGACCACAACACCGGTTTCCTCCGCCACGTGATCGCGGACGTGTGGGGTGCGGACCTGACCGTGGTCGAGCAGGAGCTGACCCTGGCCGCGGTCACGCCGGCGATGGCCGAGCTGCTCGAGACCGCCGAGAACCTGCAGCGGACCGCGCACGAGGCTGCCGCTCAGGCCGGCCGCAAACTCGCCGTCTGA
- a CDS encoding MarR family winged helix-turn-helix transcriptional regulator gives MQDEQVPWLSSQETAAWVYTVGVMMALPAAIDAQLKRDAGINFFEYSILVTLERAPDRTAQMTTLAFLTGGSLSRLSHAVGRLEKQGWVYRKGKTRGIEAVLTDAGLAHLVSAAPGHVREVRRVFLDTLSPEQVGQLKQIFGQILNVAAPSTAALLKQFLDQAEHQAEHQAEHQAEH, from the coding sequence GTGCAGGACGAGCAGGTACCGTGGCTGAGCTCCCAGGAGACCGCTGCCTGGGTCTACACGGTCGGCGTGATGATGGCGCTCCCGGCAGCGATCGACGCACAGCTCAAGCGGGACGCCGGCATCAACTTCTTCGAGTATTCGATCCTGGTGACTCTGGAACGCGCACCCGACCGGACCGCGCAGATGACCACCCTGGCCTTCCTGACGGGTGGTTCCTTGTCCCGGCTCTCGCACGCCGTCGGGCGTCTGGAGAAGCAGGGCTGGGTCTACCGCAAAGGTAAGACGCGCGGCATCGAGGCGGTCCTGACGGATGCCGGTCTGGCTCACCTGGTCTCGGCGGCCCCCGGGCACGTCCGCGAGGTCCGCCGGGTTTTCCTCGACACCCTGAGCCCCGAGCAGGTGGGCCAGCTGAAACAGATCTTCGGTCAGATCCTGAACGTCGCGGCACCGTCCACAGCAGCCCTGCTGAAGCAGTTCCTCGACCAGGCCGAGCACCAGGCCGAGCACCAGGCCGAGCACCAGGCCGAGCACTAG
- a CDS encoding AraC family transcriptional regulator, whose protein sequence is MDMITATISSARIGRANGRRVAEANAYGVRFPKFPVLGFHVMLSGEGWLITQSAPPVAIRPGDVVFTASGAEFGLARSPRALAELPPIVLADVPPPPAPVEFEFLCGGYPLEFGKVPGFLRHLPEVVTFTPDYERHPQLQALVEMLHSDYTEPGPGTGAGRSALIDLMLVHILRHLQEHGRLAGWPPNTDPGIADALHEIHTRPEHKWTVQELSEVAGMSRTAFNRRFTASVGTSPMAYLINWRLDMGAGLLRRSDVPLAGIARKVGYSTEFAFAAAFRRRYNVSPGRFRAA, encoded by the coding sequence ATGGACATGATCACGGCGACGATCAGCAGTGCGCGGATCGGCCGCGCCAACGGTCGCCGGGTCGCCGAAGCCAACGCCTACGGTGTGCGCTTCCCGAAGTTCCCCGTGCTCGGGTTCCACGTCATGCTGTCCGGCGAGGGCTGGCTCATCACGCAGTCAGCACCCCCGGTCGCGATCCGGCCGGGCGATGTCGTCTTCACGGCCTCCGGTGCCGAGTTCGGTCTCGCGCGGTCACCGCGCGCCCTCGCGGAGCTGCCACCGATCGTGCTGGCCGACGTGCCGCCACCGCCGGCACCCGTCGAGTTCGAATTCCTCTGCGGCGGCTATCCGCTGGAGTTCGGCAAGGTCCCCGGCTTCCTCCGGCACCTCCCGGAAGTCGTCACGTTCACCCCTGACTACGAGCGCCACCCGCAGCTGCAGGCCCTCGTGGAGATGCTGCACTCCGATTACACCGAGCCGGGACCGGGCACCGGCGCCGGCCGGTCGGCCCTGATCGACCTCATGCTCGTGCACATCCTGCGTCACCTGCAGGAGCACGGCCGCCTCGCCGGCTGGCCCCCGAACACCGACCCCGGCATAGCCGACGCGCTGCACGAGATCCACACCCGTCCGGAACACAAATGGACCGTGCAGGAGCTCAGCGAGGTGGCCGGGATGTCGCGCACGGCGTTCAACCGTCGCTTCACCGCCTCGGTGGGCACGTCACCGATGGCGTACCTGATCAATTGGCGCCTCGACATGGGTGCGGGATTGCTGCGCCGCTCCGACGTACCGCTGGCCGGGATCGCCCGGAAGGTCGGCTATTCGACGGAGTTCGCGTTCGCGGCCGCCTTCCGCCGCCGGTACAACGTCTCACCGGGACGTTTCCGCGCTGCGTGA
- a CDS encoding acyl-CoA dehydrogenase family protein: MIDILAANAEKTEAQERPTAESLQAARAAGAFALGTPAEYGGAAASATVAVRTLAAMGRACPSTAWIAGTCLTGKLLVARGANFSEPARREFFADPDVLICGSGVPGGRGVAGPDGVRVTGRWPNVSGCEDAAWAGLAVMVDGTFSYAQIPLADLTIDRTWQMAGMRGTGSHTVVADDVLVPAELIRPLQLPPDPGTLQFFGLTVLGPVVGATFGALDVITAMFASDRKPFMTAYSRMAESPGARHWLAEATTLAQRAERTMLSVAAELDGGAELTPLDASRLHLTMSEAGRDCRAAVERMLDLHGSSGFRTAQPLQRFWRDVAVGSRHPHLNPYLAMEGYGTAVAG; this comes from the coding sequence ATGATCGACATTTTGGCCGCGAACGCGGAGAAGACCGAAGCGCAGGAGCGGCCCACCGCGGAGAGTCTGCAGGCCGCGCGGGCTGCGGGGGCCTTTGCCCTCGGGACACCTGCGGAGTACGGGGGCGCCGCCGCGAGCGCCACGGTCGCCGTGCGCACGCTCGCCGCTATGGGCCGGGCCTGCCCTTCCACGGCCTGGATCGCGGGTACCTGCCTGACCGGCAAGCTCCTGGTCGCCCGGGGCGCAAACTTCAGCGAGCCGGCGCGGCGGGAGTTCTTCGCCGACCCGGACGTCCTGATCTGCGGATCGGGTGTGCCGGGCGGCCGTGGTGTGGCCGGCCCGGACGGCGTCCGGGTCACCGGCCGCTGGCCCAACGTCTCCGGCTGCGAGGACGCGGCCTGGGCCGGCCTGGCGGTGATGGTCGACGGGACTTTCTCGTACGCACAGATCCCGCTGGCCGACCTGACCATCGACCGCACCTGGCAGATGGCCGGCATGCGCGGCACCGGTAGTCACACGGTTGTCGCCGACGACGTGCTGGTTCCCGCGGAGCTCATCCGGCCGCTGCAGCTCCCGCCCGACCCCGGCACCCTGCAGTTCTTCGGGCTCACTGTCCTGGGCCCAGTGGTGGGGGCGACGTTCGGCGCGCTCGACGTGATCACGGCGATGTTCGCCTCGGACCGCAAACCGTTCATGACGGCCTACTCCCGCATGGCTGAGTCGCCTGGTGCGCGGCACTGGCTGGCCGAGGCGACCACGCTGGCGCAGCGGGCCGAGCGCACGATGCTGTCCGTGGCCGCGGAGCTGGACGGCGGCGCGGAACTGACCCCTCTGGACGCCTCCCGGCTGCACTTGACCATGAGTGAGGCCGGTCGTGACTGTCGCGCCGCGGTCGAGCGGATGCTGGACCTGCACGGTTCGAGCGGCTTCCGGACGGCTCAGCCGCTGCAGCGTTTCTGGCGGGACGTGGCGGTGGGCAGCCGGCACCCGCACCTCAACCCCTACCTGGCGATGGAGGGCTACGGCACCGCCGTCGCCGGCTGA
- a CDS encoding ABC transporter ATP-binding protein, producing the protein MSDALLEIDDLKVHFPIKSGLLFDRTVGHVYAVDGVSLKVRRGETYGLVGESGCGKTTLGRGLLRLVEPTSGTITFDGTDVRALQGEKMRLFRRRIQMVFQDPMSSLDPRQSVESLLVEGLKAHGLHKDKADVQRRLRSTLDSVGLPASALNNYPHEFSGGQRQRIGIARALVLGPELIVADEPVSALDVSIQAQVINLLGDLQDSLGLTYLVIAHDLAVVRHISDTIGVMYLGSLVEEADGDQLYERPLHPYTKALLSAVPIPDPQVEDRRERILLAGDLPSPAAPPSGCRFRTRCPWSQQRCAEERPELRVFDDTGQRVACHFAEEILRGELEMHDVRAELVRPDSDTAPAVGAELIQTRTDLPAP; encoded by the coding sequence GTGAGCGACGCACTTCTCGAGATCGACGATCTCAAGGTCCACTTCCCGATCAAGAGCGGACTGCTCTTCGACCGTACGGTCGGCCACGTGTACGCCGTCGACGGTGTGTCGCTGAAGGTCCGCCGGGGCGAGACGTACGGCCTGGTCGGCGAGTCCGGGTGCGGCAAGACCACGCTGGGCCGCGGCCTGCTGCGCCTGGTCGAGCCGACCAGCGGCACGATCACCTTCGACGGTACGGACGTCCGCGCGCTCCAGGGCGAGAAGATGCGGCTGTTCCGCCGGCGTATCCAGATGGTCTTCCAGGACCCGATGTCGAGCCTCGACCCGCGGCAGTCGGTGGAGTCCCTGCTCGTCGAGGGTCTCAAGGCACACGGCCTGCACAAGGACAAGGCCGACGTGCAGCGACGACTGAGGTCCACTCTGGACTCGGTCGGTCTGCCCGCGTCGGCGCTGAACAATTACCCGCACGAGTTCTCCGGCGGGCAGCGCCAGCGCATCGGCATCGCCCGCGCCCTGGTCCTCGGTCCCGAGCTGATCGTCGCCGACGAACCGGTGTCCGCGCTCGACGTGTCGATCCAGGCTCAGGTGATCAACCTGCTCGGCGACCTGCAGGACTCGCTCGGGCTGACCTACCTGGTGATCGCGCACGACCTGGCGGTCGTCCGGCACATCTCCGACACGATCGGCGTGATGTACCTCGGATCACTGGTCGAGGAGGCGGACGGCGACCAGCTCTACGAACGGCCGCTGCACCCGTACACGAAGGCTCTGCTCTCGGCCGTGCCCATCCCCGACCCGCAGGTGGAGGACCGGCGCGAGCGGATCCTGCTGGCCGGCGACCTGCCGTCTCCGGCGGCACCGCCGAGCGGGTGCCGCTTCCGCACCCGCTGCCCCTGGTCGCAGCAGCGCTGCGCCGAGGAACGACCGGAGCTGCGCGTCTTCGACGACACCGGGCAGCGGGTGGCCTGCCATTTCGCCGAGGAGATCCTTCGCGGTGAGCTCGAGATGCACGATGTACGCGCCGAGCTCGTCCGGCCGGACTCCGACACCGCACCCGCTGTCGGCGCCGAGCTCATCCAGACCCGGACCGACCTGCCGGCGCCGTAA
- a CDS encoding ABC transporter ATP-binding protein, protein MPLLDVRDLSVVFQRKGTRPVTAVDGVSFTVEPGQTVGLVGESGCGKSVTSLAIMGLLPRRGNTVTGEVRFEDTDLLKLRPQDLRDRRGRDIGMIFQDPLSSLNPVIPLGVQVAEVLERHQGRTRQAALREARGLLDAVGIPDPARRLKEFPHQLSGGMRQRALIAIALACKPRLLIADEPTTALDVTIQAQILTLLKELVDDSGTALVMITHDLGVVAGLCDTVNVLYAGKVVERAERHDLFAEPRHPYTHGLLQSVPRLDADRGGRLHQIRGSVSDNIPWPEGCAFAPRCDRVIDDCIGDTVPLEPTYRGGALRCTNPVPQEVPA, encoded by the coding sequence ATGCCATTGCTCGACGTTCGTGACCTGTCGGTCGTCTTCCAGCGCAAGGGCACCCGGCCCGTCACCGCGGTGGACGGCGTCAGCTTCACCGTGGAACCCGGCCAGACGGTCGGGCTGGTCGGCGAGTCCGGGTGCGGCAAGTCGGTGACCAGCCTGGCGATCATGGGCCTGCTCCCCCGCCGTGGCAACACCGTCACCGGCGAGGTCCGCTTCGAGGACACCGACCTGCTCAAGCTGCGTCCGCAGGACCTGCGCGACCGGCGCGGGCGGGACATCGGCATGATCTTCCAGGACCCGCTGTCCTCGCTGAACCCGGTGATCCCGCTGGGCGTCCAGGTGGCCGAGGTGCTCGAACGCCACCAGGGCCGGACCCGGCAGGCGGCGCTGCGGGAAGCCCGGGGACTGCTCGACGCGGTGGGCATCCCCGACCCGGCGCGGCGGCTCAAGGAGTTTCCGCACCAGCTCTCCGGTGGCATGCGGCAGCGGGCCCTGATCGCCATCGCCCTGGCCTGCAAGCCGCGCCTGCTGATCGCCGACGAGCCGACCACGGCGCTGGACGTGACCATCCAGGCGCAGATCCTCACGCTGCTCAAGGAACTGGTCGACGACTCCGGCACGGCCCTGGTCATGATCACTCACGACCTGGGGGTGGTGGCCGGGCTCTGCGACACGGTCAACGTCCTCTACGCCGGCAAGGTGGTCGAGCGGGCCGAACGCCACGACCTGTTCGCCGAGCCCCGGCACCCGTACACCCACGGGCTGCTGCAGTCCGTGCCCCGTCTCGACGCCGACCGGGGTGGGCGGCTGCACCAGATCCGTGGCTCGGTCAGCGACAACATCCCCTGGCCGGAGGGCTGCGCCTTCGCACCCCGCTGCGACCGGGTGATCGACGACTGCATCGGTGACACGGTCCCCCTCGAACCCACCTACCGCGGCGGCGCGCTGCGGTGCACCAACCCCGTACCGCAGGAGGTGCCGGCGTGA
- a CDS encoding ABC transporter permease, giving the protein MTGGISTLADHKRRRIEELTARTSEAGGVSLIRDAGRRLLRNPTAIVGGAIILLFLVIAIFAPLVAPHDPVQRFPELTRDLTVDSIPGATAGHPLGSDPLGRDFASRMIYGARQTLFVGVLATLIGLLLGVLLGAIAGAVGGWVDVLIMRVTDVMLALPSLLLAITLVALASRSTQWTVIIAVAVVNVPIFARLLRGSMLAQRESDHVLAARALGVKRRDIVLRHMLPNSLTAVIVQATLTFAVAILDAAALSFLGLGDPDINRAEWGLMLGVDGVRYFEVRPELAYFPALAIIAVALGFTLLGESMREALDPKNRR; this is encoded by the coding sequence GTGACCGGAGGGATCTCGACACTCGCCGACCACAAGCGTCGCCGCATCGAGGAGCTGACCGCCCGTACGTCGGAAGCCGGCGGGGTCAGCCTGATCCGCGACGCCGGCCGCCGGCTGCTGCGCAACCCCACGGCGATCGTCGGCGGGGCCATCATCCTGCTGTTCCTGGTCATCGCGATCTTCGCGCCGCTGGTGGCGCCGCACGACCCGGTGCAGCGGTTCCCGGAGCTGACCCGGGACCTGACCGTCGACTCGATCCCGGGCGCCACCGCGGGACATCCGCTCGGCAGTGACCCGCTGGGCCGCGACTTCGCGTCCCGGATGATCTACGGCGCGCGGCAGACGCTCTTCGTCGGCGTGCTCGCCACGCTCATCGGCCTGCTGCTCGGTGTGCTGCTGGGTGCGATCGCCGGCGCCGTCGGCGGCTGGGTGGACGTGCTGATCATGCGTGTCACCGACGTGATGCTGGCCCTGCCCAGCCTGCTGCTGGCGATCACCCTGGTCGCCCTGGCCAGCCGGTCCACGCAGTGGACGGTGATCATCGCGGTCGCGGTCGTCAATGTGCCCATCTTCGCCCGGCTGCTCCGAGGATCGATGCTGGCCCAGCGCGAGAGCGACCATGTGCTCGCGGCCCGCGCACTGGGCGTGAAGAGGCGGGACATCGTGCTGCGGCACATGCTGCCGAACTCGCTCACCGCGGTCATCGTGCAGGCCACCCTGACCTTCGCGGTGGCGATCCTGGACGCGGCCGCACTGTCGTTCCTGGGTCTCGGGGACCCGGACATCAACCGGGCCGAGTGGGGCCTGATGCTCGGTGTGGACGGCGTCCGTTACTTCGAGGTCCGCCCGGAGCTGGCCTACTTCCCGGCCCTGGCGATCATCGCCGTGGCCCTCGGCTTCACCCTGCTCGGCGAGAGCATGCGCGAGGCCCTCGACCCGAAGAACCGGCGGTGA
- a CDS encoding ABC transporter permease, whose product MVRVILRRLVQLVVTLIALMTLVFFWLRSLPGGPVDALLGERATPQTRELLTRALGYDQPIWVQYGRFLKNVVTGNFGNSIRTGEPVMDVISRSFPATIELAVAAIIIAIGLGIPLGYVAARYRGRLLDNATIIVTLIGISIPIFFLGYLLKDWLTQDIHFFPPSGRITTGLGNTDVTGFFVLDGLLTREFDASADALWHLVLPAFTLATIPLAIIIRITRASVLDVLDEDYIRTADAKGLRNATIRKRHVLRNALLPVVTTIGLQTGALLAGAVLTEKVYNWGGLGTLITDSISGGRDYPVLQALILLAAVVFIVVNLLVDLSYAIIDPRVRVQ is encoded by the coding sequence ATGGTGAGAGTCATCCTGCGCCGCCTGGTCCAGCTGGTCGTCACGTTGATCGCGCTGATGACCCTGGTCTTCTTCTGGCTGCGCAGCCTGCCCGGCGGGCCCGTCGACGCGTTGCTGGGCGAACGCGCGACCCCGCAGACCCGCGAGCTGCTGACCCGGGCCCTCGGTTACGACCAGCCGATCTGGGTGCAGTACGGCCGCTTCCTCAAGAACGTCGTCACCGGCAACTTCGGCAACTCCATCCGTACCGGTGAGCCTGTCATGGACGTGATCAGCCGGTCGTTCCCGGCGACGATCGAGCTGGCCGTCGCGGCGATCATCATCGCGATCGGGCTGGGCATCCCCCTGGGCTACGTCGCGGCCCGGTACCGCGGGCGGTTGCTCGACAACGCGACCATCATCGTCACCCTGATCGGCATCTCGATCCCGATCTTCTTCCTGGGTTATCTGCTCAAGGACTGGCTGACCCAGGACATCCACTTCTTCCCGCCGTCCGGCCGGATCACCACCGGGCTGGGCAACACCGACGTGACCGGCTTCTTCGTGCTGGACGGACTGCTCACCCGGGAGTTCGACGCCTCGGCCGACGCCCTCTGGCATCTGGTGCTGCCCGCCTTCACTCTGGCCACGATCCCGCTGGCGATCATCATCCGGATCACCCGGGCCAGCGTGCTCGACGTGCTGGACGAGGACTACATCCGCACCGCGGACGCCAAGGGCCTGCGCAACGCCACCATCCGCAAGCGGCACGTGCTGCGCAACGCACTGCTGCCGGTGGTCACCACCATCGGGCTGCAGACCGGTGCGCTGCTGGCCGGCGCGGTGCTGACCGAGAAGGTCTACAACTGGGGCGGCCTGGGCACGCTGATCACCGACTCGATCAGCGGCGGCCGGGACTATCCGGTGCTGCAGGCGCTGATCCTGCTCGCCGCCGTCGTCTTCATCGTGGTCAACCTGCTGGTCGACCTCTCGTACGCGATCATCGACCCGAGGGTGCGTGTCCAGTGA